From Fibrobacter sp. UWR3, one genomic window encodes:
- a CDS encoding RidA family protein, producing the protein MDIKKKVEELALTLPECPAPLAAYVPATRFGNVIAVSGQLPSVKGDFSAYCGTVPNELSIEKATEAARICLLNNIAAAMTKLEHGETLKLVQMQGFVQSAADFHEQPAILNGASELAVQILGENGKHARTAVGVSALPKNAAVEISCTFEVVPEEVRFTGRMNWIG; encoded by the coding sequence ATGGATATCAAGAAGAAAGTCGAAGAACTGGCGCTCACCCTACCCGAATGCCCCGCACCGCTTGCCGCATACGTACCCGCGACGCGCTTCGGCAACGTGATTGCAGTATCGGGCCAGCTCCCTTCCGTGAAGGGGGATTTTTCTGCCTATTGCGGCACAGTCCCGAACGAACTTTCCATTGAAAAGGCTACCGAAGCCGCCCGCATCTGCCTCCTGAACAACATCGCCGCCGCCATGACAAAACTCGAACACGGCGAAACCCTCAAGCTCGTGCAGATGCAGGGCTTTGTGCAGTCCGCCGCGGACTTCCACGAGCAGCCCGCTATCCTCAACGGCGCAAGCGAACTCGCAGTCCAGATTCTCGGTGAAAACGGGAAGCACGCCCGTACCGCCGTCGGCGTGAGCGCACTCCCGAAAAACGCCGCTGTCGAAATCAGCTGCACATTCGAGGTCGTCCCCGAAGAGGTTCGCTTTACCGGGCGCATGAACTGGATTGGCTAG